One part of the Microbispora sp. ZYX-F-249 genome encodes these proteins:
- a CDS encoding carbohydrate ABC transporter permease — MFRALRGHPLTYLTLVAVAFFSAFPVYWSVIVASHDNAALAEVPPPLLPGGNFFANVQRVFDTAPFALALLNSFVVAGTITVSVMFFSTLAGFAFAKLRFRGRNALLLMTVVTMMVPTQLGIIPLYMLMIKLEWTGTMYAVIVPALVNAFGVFFMTQYLSRALPTELLEAGRIDGCSTARLFWHVVLPAARPAAAVLGMLTFMTAWNDYFWPLVVLTPDNPTVQVALSQLASGYVRDFTLGLTGTAVATLPLVLIFVLLGKQIIGGIMQGAVKG, encoded by the coding sequence ATGTTTAGGGCGCTACGCGGGCATCCGCTCACCTATCTCACCCTCGTGGCGGTGGCGTTCTTCTCGGCGTTCCCGGTCTACTGGAGTGTGATCGTCGCCTCGCACGACAACGCGGCGCTGGCCGAGGTGCCGCCGCCGCTGCTGCCCGGCGGCAACTTCTTCGCCAACGTGCAGCGGGTCTTCGACACCGCGCCGTTCGCGCTGGCGCTGCTCAACTCGTTCGTGGTCGCGGGGACGATCACGGTGTCGGTGATGTTCTTCTCCACGCTGGCCGGCTTCGCGTTCGCCAAGCTGCGCTTCCGCGGGCGCAACGCGCTCCTGCTGATGACCGTCGTGACGATGATGGTCCCCACGCAGCTCGGCATCATCCCGCTCTACATGCTGATGATCAAGCTGGAGTGGACCGGCACGATGTACGCCGTCATCGTCCCTGCGCTGGTCAACGCGTTCGGCGTGTTCTTCATGACGCAGTACCTGAGCCGCGCGCTGCCCACCGAGCTGCTGGAGGCCGGCCGGATCGACGGGTGCAGCACGGCCCGGCTGTTCTGGCACGTCGTGCTCCCGGCCGCCCGGCCGGCGGCGGCGGTGCTCGGAATGCTCACGTTCATGACGGCCTGGAATGATTACTTCTGGCCATTGGTCGTCCTCACCCCCGACAATCCAACCGTGCAGGTCGCGCTGTCGCAGCTCGCCAGCGGCTACGTGCGGGACTTCACGCTCGGCCTCACGGGCACGGCGGTGGCGACGCTGCCGCTGGTGCTCATCTTCGTCCTGCTCGGCAAACAGATCATCGGAGGAATCATGCAGGGAGCTGTGAAGGGTTGA
- a CDS encoding glycosyl hydrolase, with protein MPLRPVRTLGLAVLTALTLSLPALPAGAATVPVGAGGYTTDLPAGASGPANSNGAPVTPKVTSNVTRKVPTNDWWSSLAFQRYAGNPYSENMYGHPLTFHAVAGGLEVGYPTTPLISSDGRQYEFPHARDLTLGVSGLNSPDTKVDDWSDWTVTPYWSDGARSLKATIGHGLPYVYATPTGGDARVAFVATPTVWADRGNVLGVTVNGHHYGIFGPSGTDWSLSGTVATDALGGKNYFSVAALPDASAPALDLFAKYAFSFVTGTRVTWSYDEASARLTTTYTATTSAKEGTQTGTLLALYRHQWLATSSPLTSYTYVSPRGTMKLREGTSFSTVQTFHGVLPSLPDLGAYDRTRLGSYVRQEANAADPWKGATDTYWTGKALGRLAQLVPIADQLGDTASRDKLLGLLKGELESWFTAGGAEQFRYDATWGVLTGYPASYGSDTEVNDHHFHYGYYLMAAATVARYDSSWAASWAPMATLLAADANNGDRSETRFPFLRNFDPYAGNGWASGHQGFAAGNNEESSSEAMNFATGAILLGAATGDTALRDLGVYLYTTQSSAIAQYWFDKDDAVFPAGFGHDTAGMVWGSGAAYSTWWTANPEEIHGINMLPVTGGSLYHGLYQADVRQNLSEMEANNGGPAVEWRDVVWQFRALADPAAAKSAWDAGYPALTPESGESLAHTYHWIYNLARMGTVDPGVTADSPTAAVFVSGSIRTYVAHNFGTSARAVRFSDGTALTVPARSTATSAGGSTSPSPSPSPSPSPSPSPSPSPSPSPSPSPSPSPSGSPSPAPGGVDARSTIQAEAYQAQSGTQTETTQDVGGGQNVGYIGNGDWLRYDDVDFGPTAARQFRARVASGAAGGVSGLVQVRLDSPAATPIGDFAVGDTGGWQSWTTIPANITGVTGRHTVYLTFSSGQPADFVNLNWFTFATS; from the coding sequence ATGCCACTCCGTCCCGTCAGGACCCTCGGCCTCGCCGTCCTGACCGCCCTCACTCTGTCCCTGCCCGCTCTGCCCGCCGGCGCCGCCACGGTTCCCGTCGGCGCCGGCGGCTACACCACCGACCTGCCCGCCGGAGCCAGTGGGCCCGCCAACTCCAACGGCGCTCCGGTCACGCCCAAGGTCACCTCGAACGTCACCCGCAAGGTGCCCACCAACGACTGGTGGTCGTCGCTCGCCTTCCAGCGGTACGCGGGGAACCCCTACTCCGAGAACATGTACGGCCACCCGCTGACCTTCCACGCGGTGGCCGGCGGGCTCGAGGTCGGCTACCCGACCACGCCGTTGATCAGCTCGGACGGCCGGCAGTACGAGTTCCCGCACGCCCGCGACCTCACGCTCGGCGTGTCCGGCCTGAACTCGCCCGACACCAAGGTGGACGACTGGTCCGACTGGACCGTCACGCCGTACTGGTCCGACGGCGCGCGGTCGCTGAAGGCGACCATCGGGCACGGCCTGCCGTACGTCTACGCGACGCCGACCGGCGGCGACGCCCGGGTCGCGTTCGTGGCCACGCCCACGGTCTGGGCCGACCGGGGCAACGTCCTCGGCGTCACCGTGAACGGCCACCACTACGGGATCTTCGGGCCGTCCGGCACCGACTGGAGCCTCAGCGGCACGGTCGCGACCGACGCGCTCGGCGGGAAGAACTACTTCTCGGTCGCCGCGCTGCCCGACGCGTCCGCCCCGGCGCTCGACCTGTTCGCGAAGTACGCCTTCAGCTTCGTCACCGGCACGAGGGTGACCTGGTCGTACGACGAGGCGTCGGCCCGGCTCACCACCACCTACACCGCGACCACCTCGGCCAAGGAGGGCACGCAGACCGGCACGCTGCTGGCGCTCTACCGCCACCAGTGGCTGGCCACGAGCAGCCCGCTGACGTCGTACACCTACGTCTCGCCGCGCGGCACGATGAAGCTGCGCGAGGGCACGTCGTTCAGCACCGTGCAGACGTTCCACGGCGTGCTGCCGTCGCTGCCCGACCTCGGCGCGTACGACAGGACCAGGCTCGGAAGCTACGTCAGGCAGGAGGCGAACGCGGCCGACCCGTGGAAGGGCGCGACCGACACCTACTGGACCGGCAAGGCCCTCGGCCGGCTGGCCCAGCTCGTGCCGATCGCCGACCAGCTCGGCGACACCGCGTCCCGCGACAAGCTGCTCGGCCTGCTGAAGGGTGAGCTGGAGAGCTGGTTCACGGCCGGGGGAGCCGAGCAGTTCCGCTACGACGCCACGTGGGGCGTGCTCACCGGCTACCCGGCCTCGTACGGCAGCGACACCGAGGTCAACGACCACCACTTCCACTACGGCTACTACCTGATGGCCGCCGCGACCGTGGCGAGGTACGACTCGTCCTGGGCGGCGAGCTGGGCGCCGATGGCCACGCTCCTGGCCGCCGACGCGAACAACGGGGACAGGTCGGAGACCCGGTTCCCGTTCCTGCGCAACTTCGACCCGTACGCCGGCAACGGCTGGGCGTCGGGGCACCAGGGGTTCGCGGCGGGCAACAACGAGGAGTCGTCGTCGGAGGCGATGAACTTCGCGACCGGGGCGATACTCCTCGGCGCGGCGACGGGTGACACCGCCCTGCGCGACCTCGGCGTCTACCTCTACACGACCCAGTCGTCGGCGATCGCGCAGTACTGGTTCGACAAGGACGACGCGGTCTTCCCGGCCGGGTTCGGGCACGACACGGCCGGCATGGTCTGGGGCTCCGGCGCGGCGTACTCGACCTGGTGGACGGCCAACCCCGAGGAGATCCACGGGATCAACATGCTGCCGGTCACCGGCGGGTCGCTCTACCACGGGCTTTACCAGGCCGACGTGAGGCAGAACCTGTCCGAGATGGAGGCGAACAACGGCGGCCCGGCCGTCGAGTGGAGGGACGTCGTCTGGCAGTTCCGGGCGCTCGCCGACCCGGCCGCGGCGAAGAGCGCGTGGGACGCCGGATACCCGGCGCTGACGCCCGAGTCCGGTGAGTCGCTGGCGCACACCTACCACTGGATCTACAACCTGGCCAGGATGGGCACGGTCGACCCCGGGGTGACGGCCGACAGCCCGACCGCCGCCGTCTTCGTGAGCGGGTCCATTCGGACGTACGTCGCGCACAACTTCGGCACGTCGGCCAGGGCGGTGAGGTTCTCCGACGGCACCGCCCTGACCGTGCCGGCCCGGTCCACGGCGACCAGCGCGGGCGGGTCCACCTCGCCGTCCCCCTCGCCGTCTCCGTCCCCCTCGCCCTCGCCGTCTCCGTCACCCTCGCCGTCTCCGTCACCCTCGCCGTCCCCGTCGCCTTCCCCTTCGGGATCCCCGTCGCCCGCTCCGGGCGGGGTGGACGCCCGCTCGACCATCCAGGCCGAGGCGTACCAGGCGCAGAGCGGCACGCAGACGGAGACGACGCAGGACGTCGGCGGCGGGCAGAACGTCGGCTACATCGGCAACGGCGACTGGCTGCGCTACGACGACGTCGACTTCGGGCCGACGGCGGCGCGGCAGTTCAGGGCCAGGGTCGCCTCCGGCGCGGCGGGCGGCGTGAG
- a CDS encoding carbohydrate ABC transporter permease: MATPPGGSVRTVTPSPGGPPAASHTPAPPKTAAGRRSRLHRLDRQASPYAYVAPFFLLFAAFGIFPLIYTAWVSLHDWNLLSSDNPFIGLDNYTALFADGYFWNAAFNTLSIGVLSAVPQLLLALVLAHLLNRPLRAQTLFRITLLLPNVTSVVAVVVIFSQLFGRDFGLINMVLDWLGFGRINWQAGVASSHVAIAVMIMWRWAGYNALIYLAAMQAVPKEIYEAATLDGASSFKQLWGITLPMIRPTVIFTVIVTTIGSMQIIAEPLLFGAQVSNGAAATGGTDRQFQTLALYLYEKGFRSFEFGYASAAAWMMFLLVVVVVGFNYLVVRRMRGGLDV, encoded by the coding sequence ATGGCAACACCCCCGGGCGGGTCCGTGCGGACCGTGACGCCCTCCCCCGGCGGCCCTCCGGCCGCCTCGCACACGCCCGCACCCCCGAAGACGGCGGCAGGCCGGCGCTCCCGGCTGCACCGGCTGGACCGGCAGGCCTCGCCGTACGCGTACGTCGCGCCGTTCTTCCTGCTCTTCGCCGCCTTCGGCATCTTCCCGCTCATCTACACGGCCTGGGTGTCGCTGCACGACTGGAACCTGCTGAGCAGCGACAACCCGTTCATCGGCCTGGACAACTACACCGCGCTGTTCGCCGACGGCTACTTCTGGAACGCGGCGTTCAACACGCTGTCGATCGGCGTCCTGTCGGCGGTGCCGCAGCTGCTGCTCGCGCTCGTCCTCGCGCACCTGCTGAACCGGCCGCTGCGGGCGCAGACGCTGTTCCGCATCACGCTCCTGCTGCCCAACGTGACCAGCGTCGTGGCCGTGGTGGTCATCTTCAGCCAGCTCTTCGGGCGCGACTTCGGCCTGATCAACATGGTGCTCGACTGGCTCGGGTTCGGCCGGATCAACTGGCAGGCGGGGGTGGCCAGCTCGCACGTCGCCATCGCCGTCATGATCATGTGGCGGTGGGCCGGCTACAACGCGCTGATCTACCTCGCCGCCATGCAGGCCGTGCCCAAGGAGATCTACGAGGCGGCCACCCTCGACGGCGCGTCCAGCTTCAAACAGCTGTGGGGCATCACGCTCCCGATGATCCGGCCGACCGTCATCTTCACGGTCATCGTCACCACGATCGGGTCGATGCAGATCATCGCCGAGCCGCTGCTGTTCGGCGCGCAGGTCAGCAACGGCGCGGCGGCCACCGGCGGCACCGACCGCCAGTTCCAGACCCTCGCCCTCTATCTGTACGAGAAGGGCTTCCGCAGCTTCGAGTTCGGCTACGCCTCGGCGGCGGCGTGGATGATGTTCCTCCTCGTGGTGGTGGTCGTGGGATTCAACTATCTCGTCGTCCGGCGCATGCGGGGAGGCCTCGATGTTTAG
- a CDS encoding ABC transporter substrate-binding protein, whose amino-acid sequence MGTPHPGRRAVRFVAPMLAASLLTLTACGGGGSGTGTGGGQSTEKVKLSVGLFGDFGFKPLYEEFKKTHPNVEIEERQAAFADHHTNLAAHLATGAGAADVEAIEVGYISQFTSQPDKFTDLKQYGLDKRQGEYLDWKWQQGLAPNGALLGLGTDVGGLAMCYRTDLFEKAGLPGKRDEVSALWPTWEQYIETGRKFAAKAPKDAKFFDSPGEIFRAIIAQAPVGVYDAQDNIVVATNPDVKKAWDLSIQMIDAGLSAKIGAFTPEWNTGFAKGSFATVICPAWMTAYIQDQAKDSAGKWDIATVPGGAGNSGGSHLTVPKQSKHPKEAAELIEFLTSAQNQAAVFKAIGNFPSIPSLYDQPDIQNFTKDFFNDAPVGKIYSDAAKNLKPQHLGPREGDVRTAIGNGIGRVEQGKQSPDEAWAQVLKDLEAIK is encoded by the coding sequence ATGGGCACTCCCCATCCGGGCCGCCGGGCCGTCCGGTTCGTCGCCCCCATGCTCGCCGCCTCCCTGCTCACGCTCACGGCGTGCGGCGGAGGCGGATCCGGCACCGGGACCGGCGGCGGCCAGTCCACCGAGAAGGTCAAACTCAGCGTCGGCCTCTTCGGCGACTTCGGCTTCAAGCCGCTGTACGAGGAGTTCAAGAAGACGCACCCGAACGTCGAGATCGAGGAGCGCCAGGCGGCGTTCGCCGACCACCACACGAACCTCGCCGCGCACCTGGCCACCGGGGCGGGCGCCGCGGACGTCGAGGCGATCGAGGTGGGCTACATCAGCCAGTTCACCTCCCAGCCCGACAAGTTCACCGACCTCAAGCAGTACGGCCTCGACAAGCGCCAGGGCGAGTACCTCGACTGGAAGTGGCAGCAGGGCCTGGCCCCCAATGGCGCGCTCCTCGGCCTCGGCACCGACGTCGGCGGCCTGGCCATGTGCTACCGGACCGACCTGTTCGAGAAGGCCGGCCTGCCGGGCAAGCGCGACGAGGTGTCGGCCCTGTGGCCCACCTGGGAGCAGTACATCGAGACCGGCAGGAAGTTCGCCGCCAAGGCGCCCAAGGACGCCAAGTTCTTCGACAGCCCCGGCGAGATCTTCCGCGCCATCATCGCCCAGGCCCCGGTCGGCGTGTACGACGCGCAGGACAACATCGTCGTCGCCACCAACCCCGACGTGAAGAAGGCATGGGACCTGTCGATCCAGATGATCGACGCCGGCCTGTCCGCCAAGATCGGCGCCTTCACGCCCGAGTGGAACACCGGCTTCGCCAAGGGCTCGTTCGCGACCGTGATCTGCCCCGCGTGGATGACCGCCTACATCCAGGACCAGGCCAAGGACTCGGCCGGCAAGTGGGACATCGCCACCGTCCCCGGCGGCGCGGGCAACTCCGGCGGCTCCCACCTCACGGTGCCCAAGCAGAGCAAGCACCCCAAGGAGGCCGCCGAGCTGATCGAGTTCCTGACCTCGGCGCAGAACCAGGCCGCGGTGTTCAAGGCGATCGGCAACTTCCCGTCGATCCCCTCGCTGTACGACCAGCCCGACATCCAGAACTTCACGAAGGACTTCTTCAACGACGCCCCCGTCGGCAAGATCTACTCCGACGCCGCGAAGAACCTCAAGCCGCAGCACCTCGGCCCCCGCGAGGGCGACGTGCGCACGGCCATCGGCAACGGCATCGGCCGGGTCGAGCAGGGCAAGCAGTCGCCCGACGAGGCGTGGGCCCAGGTCCTCAAGGACCTGGAAGCGATCAAGTAG